The Candidatus Baltobacteraceae bacterium genome has a window encoding:
- a CDS encoding cytochrome c oxidase assembly protein: MKRTALLLAAAACFAGAVLGPMEALADRSFAWHMAQHLVLLIVVPLLVLSSQPFPIVRRLIGDARTVALLRATRPLHAIAFPPIALAIFVATLWGTHFSHLYEAALGATPVHAAEHALYLFAGFVFWLPVLTVAPLRPIAYPARLLYLMVALPQGALLAIALGAARRPLYEHYARIMPAAQAVADQQNAAAVMWIAGGLAIFIALLATVGTWAARELRAADGASY; the protein is encoded by the coding sequence GTGAAACGCACGGCGCTTTTGCTTGCGGCGGCGGCCTGCTTCGCCGGCGCGGTGCTCGGGCCAATGGAAGCGCTCGCCGATCGTTCCTTCGCGTGGCACATGGCGCAGCATTTAGTCCTACTCATCGTGGTGCCGCTGCTCGTTCTCTCGTCGCAGCCGTTCCCGATCGTTCGCCGGTTGATCGGCGACGCGCGCACGGTCGCGCTGTTGCGCGCAACGCGGCCGCTTCATGCGATCGCGTTTCCGCCGATCGCGCTGGCGATTTTCGTCGCGACGCTCTGGGGCACGCATTTTTCGCATCTGTACGAGGCGGCGCTCGGCGCAACGCCGGTGCACGCCGCGGAACACGCCCTGTATCTCTTCGCGGGGTTCGTTTTCTGGCTGCCCGTTCTCACCGTGGCGCCGCTGCGGCCGATCGCATATCCGGCACGCTTACTCTATCTCATGGTCGCGCTGCCGCAAGGCGCGCTGCTGGCGATCGCGCTGGGTGCGGCGCGCAGGCCGCTCTACGAGCATTACGCGCGCATCATGCCGGCCGCGCAGGCGGTCGCCGATCAGCAAAATGCCGCTGCCGTGATGTGGATCGCCGGCGGTCTGGCGATCTTTATCGCGCTGCTTGCGACGGTGGGAACGTGGGCTGCCCGGGAGCTGCGCGCGGCGGACGGAGCCTCATATTGA
- a CDS encoding cytochrome bc complex cytochrome b subunit has translation MIVERFADWIDERLGTAHFVHHALRKAFPDHWSFMLGEINMYAFVILVATGTFLALFFDPNTSKTIYHGPYWLLDGQQMSHAYESTLYLSFVVNGGLLLRQIHHWTALIFLAGIVVHMARIFLTGAFRKPREINWVLGIALFGVSMFEGFCGYSLPDDLLSGTGLRIADSVALSVPVIGAWLSFLLLGGNFPSQQMIPRLFVAHIFILPAVIAGLITVHLAIVWRQKHSQFPGPLRTEDNVVGSPMFPVYAVKSLALLAVIVFVVCALGATTQINPIWLWGPYDPWKASSPAQPDWYVGWLEGALRIAPPWAWHPFGRTIPSVFWPTVLLPAIVFGFLLLWPWIERAITRDHRSHQLLDRPREVPWRTALGAALLTFGFALTAAGSDDVQARYLHVSIVDIVHFYQAFTLGGPLLAFVVAYAAASELREKGGVRKAHRVSLKRNTRGGFEEDSVP, from the coding sequence ATGATCGTCGAGAGGTTCGCAGACTGGATCGACGAGCGTTTGGGCACCGCTCACTTCGTCCATCACGCGCTGCGCAAGGCGTTTCCCGACCACTGGTCGTTCATGCTGGGCGAGATCAACATGTACGCGTTCGTCATCTTGGTGGCGACCGGAACCTTTCTCGCGCTCTTCTTCGATCCGAACACGTCGAAGACGATCTACCACGGACCGTACTGGCTGCTCGACGGCCAGCAGATGTCGCACGCCTACGAATCCACGCTCTATCTGAGCTTCGTCGTCAACGGCGGTCTGCTCTTACGCCAAATCCATCACTGGACGGCATTGATCTTTTTAGCCGGCATCGTCGTGCACATGGCGCGCATCTTTCTGACGGGAGCGTTTCGCAAGCCGCGCGAGATCAACTGGGTTCTCGGAATCGCGCTCTTCGGCGTTTCGATGTTCGAGGGTTTTTGCGGCTACTCGCTGCCCGACGACTTGCTCAGCGGCACGGGATTGCGCATCGCCGACTCGGTAGCGCTCTCGGTTCCCGTCATCGGAGCCTGGCTGTCGTTTCTCTTGCTGGGCGGCAACTTTCCGTCGCAGCAAATGATTCCGCGCCTGTTCGTGGCGCACATCTTCATTTTACCGGCGGTTATTGCCGGACTCATAACCGTCCATCTCGCGATCGTCTGGCGCCAGAAGCATTCGCAGTTTCCCGGACCGCTTCGCACCGAAGACAACGTCGTCGGTTCGCCGATGTTTCCGGTGTATGCCGTAAAGTCGTTGGCGCTGCTTGCCGTCATCGTCTTCGTGGTGTGCGCGCTCGGCGCGACCACGCAGATCAATCCGATCTGGCTGTGGGGACCGTACGACCCGTGGAAAGCGTCGAGCCCGGCGCAGCCCGACTGGTACGTCGGGTGGCTCGAGGGTGCGCTGCGCATCGCGCCGCCGTGGGCGTGGCACCCGTTCGGACGCACGATTCCGTCGGTGTTCTGGCCGACGGTTCTGCTGCCCGCGATCGTCTTCGGCTTTCTCTTGCTGTGGCCGTGGATCGAACGCGCGATCACGCGAGACCATCGCTCGCACCAGCTGCTCGACCGGCCGCGCGAAGTGCCGTGGCGCACGGCGCTGGGTGCGGCGCTGCTCACGTTTGGCTTTGCGTTAACGGCGGCCGGAAGCGACGACGTCCAAGCGCGTTACTTACACGTCTCGATCGTCGACATCGTGCACTTCTATCAAGCGTTCACCTTGGGCGGACCGTTGCTCGCGTTCGTCGTCGCGTATGCGGCAGCGTCCGAGCTGCGCGAAAAAGGCGGCGTTCGTAAAGCGCACCGCGTCAGCCTCAAGCGTAATACGCGCGGCGGCTTCGAAGAAGATTCGGTTCCGTGA
- a CDS encoding Rieske 2Fe-2S domain-containing protein, with product MNRRELAIAFALFLTVIGSGGFIAAYATGGNTLYEGLGLGGAALGLCLAALGWAFWILPAEQVVDEIVTYPSPHDQRVAADLAIERGIEKISRPRLLLAMLGGALACFGAALLVPLRSLGPKLGDTLFHTAWRNGSVVVRDDGTPVKVSDLEVDSALLVFPHDAVEDAASQVTLVRVTESEAPQTHGYIAYSRVCTHAGCPVALYRAPDRQLLCPCHQSLFNVLADGAVVSGPADRALPRLPLVVGDDGVLRATGDFSSPVGPGFWEETGG from the coding sequence ATGAACCGGCGCGAACTCGCAATCGCCTTCGCGCTTTTCTTGACCGTCATCGGCAGCGGCGGCTTCATCGCGGCGTACGCGACGGGCGGAAACACGCTGTACGAGGGGCTCGGTCTCGGCGGTGCGGCGCTGGGACTGTGTTTGGCCGCGTTGGGCTGGGCGTTTTGGATTCTGCCCGCGGAACAAGTCGTCGACGAGATCGTCACGTACCCGTCGCCTCACGATCAGCGGGTCGCTGCGGATCTGGCGATCGAACGCGGTATCGAGAAAATCTCGCGGCCGCGTCTGTTGCTCGCGATGCTCGGCGGAGCGCTTGCGTGTTTCGGCGCGGCGCTGCTCGTCCCACTCCGATCGCTTGGCCCCAAACTCGGCGACACGCTATTCCACACGGCGTGGCGTAACGGCAGCGTGGTCGTTCGCGACGACGGAACGCCGGTCAAGGTGAGCGATCTCGAAGTCGATTCCGCGCTGCTCGTGTTTCCGCACGACGCGGTCGAGGATGCAGCATCGCAAGTCACCCTCGTTCGCGTTACCGAGTCCGAGGCTCCGCAGACGCACGGGTACATCGCGTATTCGCGCGTGTGCACGCACGCCGGCTGCCCGGTCGCGCTCTACCGTGCGCCGGATCGCCAGTTGCTGTGCCCCTGTCACCAGTCGCTCTTCAACGTTCTCGCGGACGGTGCGGTCGTATCGGGTCCCGCAGATCGAGCGCTGCCGCGTCTTCCGCTCGTCGTCGGCGACGACGGCGTGCTGCGCGCGACGGGCGATTTTTCGAGCCCCGTCGGACCCGGCTTCTGGGAAGAAACGGGCGGATGA
- a CDS encoding heme-copper oxidase subunit III — MPVRAHPLVLGVVVFLASEFMFFSGLFAAYFNLRANRTSWPPPMVHLDLVESASGTFLLFLASVVMYFATKAMDRQRMRAARWWTLSAIVAAVGFVILSVHGYTSNAFWPWTNAYGSVYYSMTGFHLLHVTVGIGILTALLIGMKSPALTVNQRAGAESMVYYWHFVFIVWLGIWSTIYFVR, encoded by the coding sequence TTGCCGGTTCGCGCCCATCCACTCGTGCTGGGCGTCGTGGTCTTCCTCGCTTCGGAGTTCATGTTTTTTTCCGGGCTGTTTGCCGCGTATTTCAACCTGCGAGCGAATCGCACGAGCTGGCCGCCGCCGATGGTGCATCTCGATCTCGTCGAGTCGGCGTCGGGAACGTTCTTACTGTTCTTGGCCAGCGTCGTGATGTATTTTGCGACCAAAGCGATGGATCGGCAGCGTATGCGGGCGGCGCGCTGGTGGACGCTCAGTGCGATCGTCGCCGCCGTCGGCTTCGTCATCCTCTCCGTCCACGGCTACACGAGCAACGCGTTTTGGCCTTGGACGAATGCGTACGGCTCGGTCTATTACTCGATGACCGGCTTTCACTTGCTGCACGTCACGGTCGGAATCGGGATCCTCACAGCGCTTCTGATCGGCATGAAGAGCCCGGCGCTCACGGTCAATCAGCGCGCCGGAGCCGAGTCCATGGTGTACTACTGGCATTTCGTCTTCATCGTCTGGCTCGGCATCTGGTCGACGATCTACTTCGTCCGATGA
- the coxB gene encoding cytochrome c oxidase subunit II, translating into MKWLFDPASVQGVAMAGDWYVFIGAGILVGIYVYVAIFWCVFRYRRRPGQAQQFEKNTPLELTYAIIPFLIVLGLFAKTFVVERPIDRVASSPQEKIGVVGFRWSWQFKYLGTSLTATGTPRRPPTLYLPLGRLTEFDLTTVDVNHSFWVPAFLFKRDAIPGMTNVFDITPNRLGTFEGRCAQYCGLDHAFMTFAVKVVPAAAFDRYVASNGTQAP; encoded by the coding sequence ATGAAGTGGCTGTTCGATCCGGCGTCGGTTCAAGGCGTCGCGATGGCGGGCGACTGGTACGTGTTCATCGGCGCCGGCATCTTGGTCGGCATTTACGTCTACGTTGCGATCTTCTGGTGCGTGTTTCGGTATCGCCGTCGTCCCGGGCAAGCCCAACAGTTCGAAAAAAATACGCCGCTGGAGTTAACCTACGCCATCATTCCGTTCTTGATCGTGTTGGGACTGTTCGCAAAAACGTTCGTCGTGGAACGGCCGATCGACCGCGTAGCGAGCAGTCCGCAGGAGAAGATCGGCGTGGTCGGCTTCCGCTGGTCGTGGCAGTTCAAGTATCTCGGCACGAGCCTGACGGCAACCGGAACGCCGCGCCGGCCGCCGACGCTCTACCTTCCGCTCGGGCGGCTCACCGAGTTCGATCTCACGACCGTCGACGTCAATCACTCGTTCTGGGTGCCGGCGTTTCTTTTCAAGCGCGACGCGATTCCCGGAATGACCAACGTCTTCGACATCACGCCCAACCGCCTGGGCACCTTTGAAGGCCGTTGCGCGCAGTATTGCGGCCTCGACCATGCGTTCATGACCTTCGCCGTCAAGGTGGTGCCCGCAGCGGCGTTCGACCGGTACGTCGCCTCAAACGGAACGCAGGCCCCATGA
- a CDS encoding cbb3-type cytochrome c oxidase subunit I, whose amino-acid sequence MIEWLTTTNHKKIGTMYIVATLAFFIVAGALAGMIRLQLSHPNNTIVGTHEYNQIFTMHGTAMIFLVIAPFAIGLANFLIPLQIGAPDMAFPRLNATGLWLFVVGGLTVFAGFATYGGAAAAGWSNYAPLSEITIGTGAGEDLYLIGLTLTGISNILTAVNFIVTIVCYRAPGMTFWRMPIFTWEMVATSILILMAFPALTAVMAMVLIDRHMGGHFFDPASGGNPILYQHLFWFFGHPEVYIMILPYFGVVAEIIATFSRKPVFGYVGMVLSAFAIAGLSLGVWAHHMFTTGAVSNPFFSGISFLIAIPTGVKFVNWIGTMWKGSIEFSTAMLLCIGFLLNFLLGGITGVMIASPPLDYMAHDSYFIVQHFHYTLGGGSLFALFAALFFYFPKIFGVKLDERLGKWFAALFFLGFNVTFIPMGFAGLEGMARRVSTYPDVAHLALLNGLSSIGTAIIAISVILFFINVVISCLKREPVGDNPWGGYSLEWLTSSPPPEFNFHELPPIRSKLPAWDLMEERGISRV is encoded by the coding sequence ATGATCGAGTGGCTGACGACGACCAATCATAAGAAGATCGGCACGATGTACATCGTGGCGACGTTGGCGTTTTTCATCGTTGCCGGAGCGTTGGCCGGGATGATCCGGCTTCAGCTATCGCATCCCAACAACACGATCGTCGGCACGCACGAGTACAACCAGATTTTTACGATGCACGGAACGGCGATGATTTTCTTGGTCATCGCTCCGTTTGCCATCGGCCTCGCGAACTTCTTGATTCCGCTGCAGATCGGCGCGCCCGACATGGCGTTTCCGCGGCTCAACGCGACGGGACTGTGGCTCTTCGTCGTCGGCGGCTTAACCGTCTTTGCCGGCTTTGCGACCTACGGCGGCGCAGCCGCCGCCGGCTGGAGCAACTACGCGCCGCTCTCCGAGATCACGATCGGCACCGGCGCCGGCGAGGACTTGTATCTCATCGGTTTGACCCTTACCGGCATCTCGAACATTCTCACCGCGGTGAACTTCATCGTGACGATCGTTTGCTATCGCGCGCCGGGGATGACGTTCTGGCGCATGCCGATCTTTACGTGGGAGATGGTGGCGACGTCGATTCTCATCCTGATGGCGTTCCCGGCGCTGACGGCGGTGATGGCCATGGTGCTGATCGACCGCCACATGGGCGGCCATTTCTTCGATCCGGCTTCGGGCGGAAATCCGATTCTCTATCAGCATCTGTTCTGGTTCTTCGGTCATCCCGAAGTGTACATCATGATCCTGCCGTACTTCGGCGTCGTGGCGGAAATCATCGCGACCTTTTCACGTAAACCCGTTTTCGGGTACGTCGGCATGGTGTTATCGGCGTTTGCCATAGCCGGCCTCTCGTTGGGTGTGTGGGCCCACCACATGTTCACCACCGGCGCGGTCAGCAATCCGTTCTTCTCAGGCATTTCGTTCCTCATCGCCATTCCTACCGGCGTGAAATTCGTAAACTGGATCGGAACGATGTGGAAAGGATCGATCGAGTTCAGCACTGCGATGCTGCTATGCATAGGCTTTTTGCTGAACTTCCTGTTAGGCGGCATTACGGGTGTGATGATCGCCTCGCCGCCGCTCGATTACATGGCGCACGACTCCTATTTCATCGTGCAGCACTTTCACTACACGCTCGGCGGCGGCAGCCTGTTCGCGCTGTTTGCGGCGCTGTTCTTTTACTTTCCGAAGATCTTCGGCGTGAAGCTCGACGAGCGGCTCGGCAAGTGGTTCGCGGCACTGTTCTTCCTGGGCTTCAACGTGACGTTCATCCCGATGGGTTTTGCCGGACTCGAAGGCATGGCGCGTCGCGTTTCGACCTATCCCGACGTCGCGCACTTGGCGCTGCTCAACGGCTTATCGAGCATCGGAACCGCGATCATCGCAATCAGCGTGATTCTGTTTTTCATTAACGTGGTGATTTCGTGTCTGAAGCGCGAGCCCGTCGGCGATAATCCGTGGGGAGGCTACTCGTTGGAGTGGTTGACGTCGTCGCCGCCGCCGGAGTTCAACTTCCACGAGCTGCCGCCGATCCGCAGCAAGCTGCCGGCGTGGGACCTGATGGAGGAACGGGGGATCTCTCGGGTATGA
- a CDS encoding cytochrome c oxidase subunit 4 — protein MKTFVAFFAGSAIFGVVTGVAYWLIAHEEATGTVLLGCMAAALAFTAAYAVIAEKNADLPGDDPQETPERAAGEALGIFTTHSAWPILVAISSLAMLVGMLWSPLIGFSGLAALLLCLWRLGAESARV, from the coding sequence ATGAAGACGTTCGTCGCGTTCTTTGCCGGCTCCGCGATCTTCGGAGTGGTCACGGGAGTTGCGTACTGGCTCATCGCGCACGAGGAAGCGACCGGAACGGTATTGCTGGGCTGCATGGCGGCGGCGCTCGCCTTCACGGCTGCTTACGCCGTCATCGCCGAAAAGAATGCCGATTTGCCCGGCGACGATCCGCAAGAAACGCCGGAACGCGCGGCGGGCGAAGCCCTCGGGATCTTTACGACGCACAGCGCGTGGCCGATCCTCGTAGCGATCTCGTCGCTGGCGATGCTCGTGGGAATGTTGTGGTCGCCGCTGATCGGCTTCAGCGGTTTGGCCGCGCTGTTGTTGTGTCTATGGCGTTTGGGTGCGGAAAGCGCGCGCGTGTAG
- a CDS encoding DUF4126 domain-containing protein encodes MDAAAQYAFAYALTTTAGVRALLALAAVSVAAHIGWMHPPGGFEWLGHTMVMWILIGVAGVEILADKVPFLDHVVHFVQIAGKPAAGAILVGGSVHAQSHEMLIALMVVGALNALGIHVAVASMRGASTVTTGGIANPAMSLIEDIGAAVALLVAFLAPFVAAVLAIVFTIALVFAVRWLHARAFRTQTP; translated from the coding sequence ATGGATGCTGCCGCTCAATACGCGTTTGCCTACGCGCTGACCACGACGGCCGGCGTTCGAGCCTTGCTTGCATTGGCCGCCGTTTCGGTCGCGGCCCATATCGGCTGGATGCACCCGCCGGGCGGATTCGAATGGCTCGGCCACACGATGGTGATGTGGATCCTGATCGGCGTCGCCGGCGTCGAAATACTCGCCGACAAGGTTCCCTTTCTCGATCACGTCGTGCACTTCGTCCAGATCGCCGGCAAACCGGCGGCCGGCGCGATCTTAGTCGGCGGTTCGGTTCACGCGCAATCGCACGAGATGCTTATCGCTTTGATGGTGGTCGGCGCGCTCAACGCGCTCGGCATTCACGTCGCGGTCGCTTCGATGCGCGGCGCGTCGACGGTCACGACCGGCGGTATTGCAAATCCGGCGATGAGCTTGATCGAGGACATCGGTGCTGCCGTCGCGCTGCTCGTCGCGTTTTTAGCGCCGTTCGTCGCGGCGGTGCTCGCGATCGTCTTTACGATTGCGCTCGTTTTCGCCGTACGGTGGCTACACGCGCGCGCTTTCCGCACCCAAACGCCATAG
- the ettA gene encoding energy-dependent translational throttle protein EttA: protein MSFVYSMYRVGKMVPPKRQILKDISLSFFPGAKIGILGLNGAGKSTLLRIMAGIDTEIDGEAKPMPGITIGYLEQEPKLDPDTTVRETVEEGLSSLFEARKRLDAVFAAYGEPDADFEKLAEEQAKLEAVLFAEGADDLEAQLEIAADALRLPAWDAKVGPLSGGEKRRVALCRLLLSKPDMLLLDEPTNHLDAESVEWLEQFLSRFPGTVVAVTHDRYFLDNAAEWILELDRGRGIPWKGNYSSWLEQKQERLAQEEAAESARQKALKRELEWVRAGAKARHAKSKSRISRFEELSSYEYQRRNETQEIFIPVAERLGDRVIEFKDVSKAFGDRLLMENVSFTIPAGAIVGIIGPNGAGKTTLFRMIAGGEKPDSGEILIGPSVKLAVVEQSREALGHKTVFEEVGGGLDLLKVGKFEMPARAYLGRFNFKGGDQQKPVDALSGGERGRLHLAKALLSGANVLLLDEPNNDLDVETMRALEDALAEFAGTVLVTSHDRWFLDRIATHILAFEGDSRVEFFEGNYQEYEADKRKRLGEEAAKPHRLRYRPLTMK from the coding sequence GTGTCATTCGTTTACAGCATGTACCGGGTCGGCAAAATGGTGCCGCCCAAGCGTCAAATCCTCAAAGACATCTCGCTGAGTTTCTTCCCGGGCGCCAAGATCGGGATTCTCGGCCTCAACGGTGCCGGCAAGTCGACCTTGCTGCGCATCATGGCTGGAATCGATACCGAGATCGACGGCGAGGCCAAGCCGATGCCGGGAATCACGATCGGGTACCTCGAGCAAGAGCCCAAGCTCGACCCCGATACAACGGTCCGCGAGACGGTCGAGGAAGGTCTGTCGTCGCTGTTCGAGGCGCGCAAGCGGCTCGACGCCGTTTTTGCGGCGTACGGCGAGCCGGATGCGGATTTCGAAAAACTCGCCGAAGAGCAGGCCAAACTGGAGGCGGTTCTCTTCGCCGAAGGTGCCGACGACTTGGAAGCGCAGCTGGAAATTGCCGCGGATGCGCTACGGTTGCCGGCGTGGGACGCAAAGGTCGGCCCGTTGTCGGGCGGCGAGAAGCGCCGCGTCGCACTGTGCCGCTTGCTCTTATCGAAACCCGATATGCTGCTGTTAGACGAACCGACGAACCATCTCGATGCCGAGAGCGTCGAATGGCTCGAGCAGTTTCTGTCGCGCTTTCCCGGAACGGTCGTTGCGGTCACGCACGATCGCTACTTCCTGGACAACGCGGCCGAGTGGATTCTCGAGCTCGATCGTGGTCGCGGCATCCCGTGGAAGGGTAACTATAGCTCCTGGCTCGAGCAGAAGCAGGAGCGTCTAGCGCAAGAAGAAGCGGCCGAATCGGCGCGCCAAAAAGCGCTCAAACGCGAGCTCGAGTGGGTGCGCGCCGGCGCCAAGGCGCGTCACGCCAAGAGCAAGAGCCGCATCTCGCGATTCGAAGAGCTCTCGAGCTACGAGTATCAGCGTCGCAACGAGACGCAAGAGATTTTCATTCCCGTTGCGGAACGGCTCGGCGATCGCGTGATCGAGTTCAAAGACGTCAGCAAGGCGTTCGGCGACCGGCTGTTGATGGAGAACGTGTCGTTCACCATCCCGGCGGGCGCGATCGTGGGTATCATCGGGCCAAACGGTGCGGGAAAGACGACGCTGTTTCGAATGATTGCCGGCGGGGAGAAGCCCGATTCCGGAGAGATCCTCATCGGTCCCTCGGTGAAGCTCGCGGTCGTCGAGCAGAGCCGCGAAGCGCTCGGGCACAAAACGGTGTTCGAGGAAGTCGGCGGTGGTCTCGATCTGCTCAAGGTCGGCAAATTCGAGATGCCGGCGCGCGCGTATCTGGGACGCTTCAACTTTAAAGGCGGCGATCAGCAGAAGCCGGTCGACGCGCTGTCGGGCGGCGAGCGCGGCCGCTTGCATCTTGCGAAGGCGCTCTTGAGCGGCGCGAACGTGCTGCTGCTCGACGAGCCGAACAACGATCTCGACGTGGAGACGATGCGCGCGCTCGAGGATGCGCTGGCGGAGTTCGCCGGTACCGTGCTGGTGACGAGTCACGACCGCTGGTTCCTCGACCGCATCGCGACGCATATTCTCGCGTTCGAAGGGGACTCGCGTGTTGAGTTCTTCGAAGGAAACTATCAGGAGTACGAGGCCGACAAACGTAAACGGCTGGGCGAAGAAGCGGCTAAGCCGCACCGCCTGCGCTACCGCCCACTGACGATGAAATAA
- a CDS encoding alkaline phosphatase family protein gives MLSLLALPLLLAALGPKVPAPHVAHVTVVLMENRNYDNIVGSPDMPYLNNVLIAHGALLTNSHAVSHPSEPNYLALFSGSTHGITSDACPLTFSTQNLGSELIAVGKTFVGYAESMPQDGFMGCRANGLYARKHDPWVNFDNVPASDNLVYHGLPVANMPTVDFLVPNLCNDMHDCSARQGDDWLAKNLPPIVAWNAKNAGLLIITWDEADPDTGNNHIPTVLVGPMVKPGSVDKENVDHYGVLRTIESFFNLPCIDQDCHAAPIAGIWQ, from the coding sequence ATGCTTTCGCTTCTCGCGTTGCCGCTGCTGCTTGCGGCGCTAGGGCCCAAGGTGCCCGCGCCGCACGTTGCCCACGTCACGGTCGTGCTCATGGAGAATCGCAACTACGACAATATCGTTGGAAGCCCCGACATGCCGTACCTCAATAACGTGCTGATCGCGCATGGCGCACTATTGACCAATAGCCACGCCGTGTCGCATCCCAGCGAGCCCAACTACTTGGCGCTTTTTTCGGGTTCGACCCACGGCATTACGTCGGATGCGTGTCCGTTGACGTTTTCAACGCAGAATCTCGGCTCGGAGCTCATTGCCGTGGGCAAAACGTTCGTTGGATACGCCGAGTCGATGCCGCAGGACGGATTTATGGGTTGCCGCGCAAACGGCTTGTACGCCCGCAAACACGATCCATGGGTGAACTTCGACAACGTACCGGCTTCCGACAACCTGGTGTACCACGGGTTACCCGTTGCGAACATGCCCACGGTGGACTTTCTCGTTCCCAATTTGTGCAACGATATGCACGACTGCAGCGCACGTCAGGGCGATGACTGGCTCGCCAAGAACCTACCGCCGATCGTCGCCTGGAACGCGAAGAATGCGGGGCTTCTCATCATTACCTGGGACGAGGCCGACCCCGATACGGGAAACAACCATATTCCAACCGTGCTCGTCGGCCCGATGGTGAAACCCGGCAGCGTCGACAAAGAAAACGTCGATCACTACGGCGTGCTGCGTACGATCGAGTCGTTCTTCAATCTACCCTGCATCGACCAAGATTGCCACGCCGCTCCGATCGCGGGCATCTGGCAGTAG
- a CDS encoding GNAT family N-acetyltransferase: MIEEVTLRTADSRDADGIVTLMKGVAMEGRWIRTQWPFDEALRVERVRGRLHDGSVACTVAERGGRIVGQITLFPSDEVAEFGMFVDASERGRGLGRRLLEAGEALARERGYSILELEVYAHNDAAIALYRSSGFEEFGDRYPELRSSGEPYDVIRMRKVR, from the coding sequence GTGATCGAAGAGGTTACGCTGCGGACCGCCGACTCACGCGATGCCGACGGTATCGTCACGCTGATGAAAGGCGTCGCGATGGAAGGTCGCTGGATACGAACGCAGTGGCCGTTCGACGAAGCCCTGCGCGTGGAACGCGTTCGCGGAAGGCTGCACGATGGCAGCGTTGCCTGCACCGTCGCCGAGCGCGGCGGTAGAATCGTTGGGCAGATCACGTTGTTTCCGTCCGACGAAGTGGCGGAGTTCGGCATGTTCGTCGACGCGAGCGAACGCGGCCGCGGTCTGGGGCGCCGGCTGCTGGAGGCCGGCGAAGCGCTGGCTCGTGAGCGCGGCTATTCGATTTTGGAGCTCGAGGTGTACGCGCACAACGACGCCGCAATCGCGCTGTATCGAAGCAGCGGATTCGAAGAGTTCGGCGATCGATATCCCGAGCTGCGTTCGTCGGGTGAGCCGTACGACGTCATCCGAATGCGGAAGGTGAGGTAG